The Nicotiana tomentosiformis chromosome 9, ASM39032v3, whole genome shotgun sequence genome contains the following window.
GGGTCATGTACCTTTTATTTTCTCATGTATTGTGCTTTGAGGTATAGCAGGGGCCCTGTTGCCGGAATTATcttagtactcttttgtatctattagaggctccgtagatatggtGTGGGTTGTGCGTTGGTATTGGGAAGGTCAAACTAATGATGTTGcaattgtatcacatgttccatttctaaactatgaatgtgtaatgtaacATTTTGGGGACTTATGAATGTAGTAGCTAATATTAATGGATTGATGTTGTATGCACGATCTTCTTAATGTCTTATTAATGAAAAGATATCTTCTCATTATTGATGGGTAagattgggtagaaggcatctagtaggcttggtcggccgggttcactcgattgagcgccggtcacgctcctcgagtttggggccaatatcatcaatgaataatatgacaaacgaatcaagatatggatgaaatacaatgttcatcaggtgcatgaatgctgctagggcattggtcatcccaaaagacatcacaagaaactcatagtgaccataacaggtcctgaatgccgtctttagaatatctgagtctcgaatcttcaactggtgatacccagacctcaaatcaatctttgagaacaccctcgctccctgaagctggtcaaatagatcaacAATGTGCGgcaaaagatacttgttcttgattgtaactttgttcaactacctatagtcgatgcatgtccgcatagtaccatccttattcttcacgaatagaaccggtgcaccccaaggcgacactctaggcctaataaaccccttatcaagaagttcaagaagttgctctttcaattccttcaactctgctggtgccatgcgatacggagggatagaaatgggctgagtgcccagcaacaagtcaataccaaaatcaatatccctatcgggtggcatgcccgacaggtctgcaggaaacacatccggaaagtctcgcactaccgaaacatgatcaatagtaggagtatcaacaccaacatccctcaaagttctcaaacttttcaatttccaCAAAGACAACTCTctgtcaaacttttcaatttccaaaacttgtaattttccaactttcggcattttaagcctaaatcaactacggacctctaaattacTATCCGAACACACCCCTAAGTCTAAATTCACCCAGAGGTGCTatcggaaccataaaaactccatttcggagccatttactcataagtcaacatctgatcAACCTTTTCAGCTtaaacttccaaccttgagattaagtgtcttaacttattccgaaacatccccggaaccaaaccaactatcccggcaagttacataataaCAATTTAGCGTAGAATaaatagtaaatgggggaatggggctacaacactcaaaacgaccggtcgggtcgttacagattatgtatggatttaaacatggaatttTGTAGAAATTGTAGGATTTtagaagaaaacctagaatttgatatttttggattttgacgatgaaattggacatggaattaggaataaattacatatttgtgttcgtggtgttatgggtaatgtttatctttaaaaACATTTAGAATCCAGGCACGttggcctgagggttgactttgttgacttttcgagtggtGTTGTGAATTTTTATGAATTGTTAAATTAAAAGCATTGGAGTATGTTTTGActaatttgcacattgtttgactagtttcggatcaatgggcattggtttgaggtgttaaagGGGCATTGGAGACGGTTATGGAACTTTAGAGCGAGGTaaatctcatgtctaaccttgtgagggggaaactatccTGTAGGTAttaaattgttatgtgctactagttgtgggtgctacatacgcacgaggtgacgggagtccATACATAGCTAAAAACATGTTTATGTACGGGTAGACTTAAGACTTTATCATGGAATATTTGAACTCAATTTGCTAGCTTagttaattgaatttataattgaaattgatttgggaatatattaggccgagcctttATCACCCTGAGTTGTTTggcaagatatttgataaacgccaaaagtcatgtttactttatgctcCTGTACTTCTGTTGTAAGCGCGTGACCCATagttcgataagtttcttcctttcttgtggatcgggctgaatgcctcggcaatatattgagatgcatctctggttcgcgccggtcaaccctcggcagtgtacacaccagtctggatcgggccgtacgaccttggcataatcGTGCATGATACCGCTAGGAGTCCAAATATTCATGAGATTCCTCTTTGACTGAGACCTGGCATTTATAGGGTATTCCTTATTCGTTTGTGATTGCACTTAATATCTTGGATCTGTTGAGATAGCATATGAGATTTATATCGCCAAAGAAAGGTTGGAGGATTGTGTGAGCTACAGTTTTTACCTCATTATTACTATTGTGTGTcatatttatttatgatttattatattattttattggaccactagtaagtgtcgatgttgacccctagTCACTAATTATTCagggttaggcttgatacttactggctaTGCATTactttacgtactcatgctacagttATGTACTAAATGTGTAGCATCTGACCAGTTCAtatggtggtcatcttggcgcgtaggcacagCTGCTGAGGGGAATTTATGGTGAGCTATATTCCATGCTACGTGGCGCAGCTGTCATGACCTAATTTCCCCAATagaccgtgatggtgcccaacgtcgccgctaggcaagccaacggtgaactagccatatatttgttctttttaataatttcaaagtagttgattttatttattaagagaaTGATTAGTAGGAAATTATAGAAAAGTAAAGCATAAACTAACTAAAGAGTAAATATAGTGAATTtaatactcaaaaccataaagtgtctaTAAGattattcccaaaacccggtgttacaagtgtatgagcaactagtagaatatacaaaacctcctATACTACTGTCTGGAGTAAGATAGatagaaaataaatacaataagAGAGACTTCGGGCGCTGAAGAACGGGcacagagagcagctcaccattATGCCTCGGGGGTAACGGGGGTACGCGCCTGAAtaactgccagatgcacctacctcagctCTTGTAggattagtgcaaaagtgtagcgtaagtacataaacaacatgtacccagtaagtatctagtctaacctcgaataagtaaTTATGAgaggtcaacatcgacacttactaagggccaataaataaagtacagaaattctaaataggcatggagtACATCAATAACAATAATGcaataatgaaaaataaataagtgattctttaaatagatatcaattaatatctCCAATTAACACATactaatttcaacaaataagagcAATCAATGTAAATTATAATTTCTCAAGTCATGGATTTAAAATCAAGTAAAATCGGACTCTGGGCAATATCATGCACGGTTTATGCCGATGTCGTATggcccgatctagaataatgtgtacactaccgagggttgatcggcacgaaccatagatgcatctattatactgtcgaggcgttcagtccgctccacaagaagagagaatactctacgaaTTTTGATTTAACGGCTACTACAAGACTAATACACTAGGAGGCACAATTTCtactaacggtcaagtaacccgccaaaactcaaagtaatgaagtTCGGTTCCTttgaatcctttatcaagcatcaatataatttaagcacttaaacTAACAAGTAGAGAATAAATAATACAAGTGTTACATGAtagagtcctaaaactacccgaacataagcatgatttcaagctacgcacggactctcgtcacttcgtacgtacgtagaACCCACAATTAGTAGAAAATAGCAATTTAAATACCTATAGGgtgaattccctcttacaaggttaggcaatagacttacctcgttcccaaGTTCACTTTTCGGTCCACGAATCACTATAAAAGCCTCAAATCGGTGCTacgcaatccgaaactagccaaatattgtataaattaatcaatatatgcttaCTTTGTGATGTTGATGAGAATCCCCCACAAAAGTGCTCTCAAAGTCGCCCAAGACCAAGTGAAAGTGTGTGGAAAGTAGGCTAAGTCTCAAATTAAAAGAACTCCACTACCCAGCGACTTTCGCACACAAGCGGCCAaacagtcgcacctgcggaaaaatccatcgcaggtgcagtccTCCCCTAGGCCAGCTCCCCTCGCTTCTGTGGGCCAATGCTCACTTCTGCAAGGCCGCTTTTGCGAAAAaaaggatcgcacctgcgatcctacCCCAGCCCCTCCtacttccgcttttgcggaagaaACTCGCGCCTGCGGATACGCATCTGTGCCCAGGCTTCCTCACCTACGAACCCAGGCCTGGGCAGGCCACGTCCACTTCAACGATGAGTCATGCGCACCTGCGTGTCTGCTCCTTTGGCCAAACCCTCCGCAAGTGCGAAGACACCAGAACAGCTGAAGCTTCAGCAAAACAACCAAGTCCAAAATGTTCCGATTTTAATCCGATTCACAcctaaggccctcgggaccccgtccgaatataccaacaagttccaaaacatatagtgaacctactcgaggtcacaaatcacgtcaaacaaagTCAATTCTATGAATCACAACACCATTCAAGCCTATCAAAACTATGAGCATCCGACtttcaaaactaatgccgaatcataccaaaacaactccgattgacctcaaatttggcacacaagtcagaaatgacacaatggacctactCCAGGCTCAGAAACCTAAATGGacctcaataacaccaaagtctactccaaaccaaatttaaagaacttgaaaaccttcaatgaatCAACTTTGAACATTAAGCACCGAAATGCTTCCAGGTCACCCAAAACCCgatacgaacatacgcccaagtccaaaattatcatacgaacctattagaaccgtcaaatcctagttccgaggttgtttactaaaaatgttgactcaagtcaaacttagccatcttaggccactattaaggaaccaagtgtttcggtttcaacccgaaccctttcaaacccAAGTCAATCATCCccataagtcataaaatagtaaaggcaCATACAAGGAGTCTTAATCTATggccccgtaaatattttcctaaaaactGGTGTTTGGTGATGCCGGGGCACgcatagaggttaataatagtagaaattcttggGGATGCCGGTGATGAcggggtaggcgtagaggttcggactttttggattgaacagtacactggggagttgaaggaaaatatttggcaacAATAGGCATTCCTACTGCCCATTCTGCAgctgcataatcactctacggatcgcataatggtcgtaaGTGAGACTGTttttctgggtcattttgatgtcattttcgcggcccattatgcaaccgcataatcatttcgcgggccgcactcttaTCACACAATCAGCCTTGGAGTTTTGTGGAGGGAgtttctgcggtgcattatgcgaccgcagaacaggtctgcgggccgcatagtgatcgcagacccagtcagtttctttccagttttggcacccaatttgtgtggccgatatgcagaccgcatatccattctacggtcgcatatgcgaccgcagatcctgttccggggcaatatttttgggtttttataacccgaccctacttcattaaatacacaAAAAggatcatttttgagcaaaaattctgttggtttagagagaagggagagtgtttttagagagagaggagaccctaggctaattttcatcaatctttGGTCAAATCGTGGAATATTAACAAGGATaacttactaggtcttcatcctaacggtaagattttacaccctaaccctcaattttgaattttgtctgGAAttaggtaattagtaagataatatttgggcatgagagttgttgtCTTGAatgcatgtattcttgaagtatgtgggaaggttgtgatcTAAacatggtagagaatgggttgggaaatgagggaatcttccacaaaaaggacattgaaaccttaatgcacactcagtgtttgataaaatgctcaagtgagctaaaaccatgatcatcttcctagttttggttcaatttgttatatttctaaaatagattgaagttgctaagaatttcaaaatattttaatgtttaaggaagctcaattgaggtatgttggctaaaccccgttcttcttagaatcgaatcccacggtgttcatgttaTTAGAGTAAGTCCTTAATCATTTTtaaattggctattcctaatgtggttgtgttgaaggatgtatgttcaatattttttCTAAATGCTTCagcatgtcatcttgccatttgaggatgtgttcaaaatgtggaatatgtgttagaaatgttaagatttcatgtcaagatcggaataaaggttgttatgccaaattgtatgaaaagcctttatgtgcctaagatttcccaaattgctcatatgtgaatttaatgtcttgaatgggaagccctattgttgttgataatgataatgatatttgaatgtggaaaagggaactggaactatgaaatacggccaagtgccaagaatgactttgtaatcgtgatcactagtgccaatgaatcgaatgaatatgaaagaagtatgatgtgagatgattgactgaaaaaggtaacgtcttgggtgagacggcctagctgatcgggccgtgatcggacaccatgccgcacacatggtggtgactgtgctgaaaatgataattaaaattgtggttatggttgatgtctcgaatgagacgacctagacgatcgggtcgtgatcagactccgtgtaagaatacagtgatattgtgaattatggtatatcgacattaaagatcacccaacctaataacatgaaaattgacttgaaaacttatgtgatccttatttgatgatttaatattgtttgaagctcttattgaactcatgactgtttccTCCTTGTAATATTATTCATTCGATTGAGATGGTGTTTTGTTTTACATATTattactattcgacagtactaacgtcccttttgctggggacgtagcatctttaaatggatgcaggtggttccatagcaggcaatGTTGTTCagcgatagcagtacaccttcctcctagtagacttggtgagccccacctcattccggggtcatgtatcttttgtacattaTGTTAtcgcattttgaggtatagccggggccttgttgccggcagtatcataacactctttgtaccttttagaggctctgtagatacTTTGTGGGtcgtacatgggtgctagaaaagtcaaacatatTATGTTATGTTTTGATCTCGTGTTTTAATCCAATCATAAGAATGTGTATATTTTTGGACTTTAAAATGATGTAACCAACGAGAGATTTAGTATTGTATGTATGAACaccctactgtctaattaatgaaatcatgtcttctcttgatcatgggtgagttgggtagaaagtatctaacaggctagCTTGATCGGGTTCAcccggttgagcgtcggtcgcgctccccgagtttggggcgtgacaaacttggtatcagagcctaaggttttaaagtgtcctagggtgtctcggagccgtgtctagtagagtcctccttattggtgtgttgtcgaccacatctataagtttgaggctacttggacatttaggaataatacccttctttgatattctaaatcgtgcgatgaaacagattgtgaaactgttcctcctctaactcgtgcattcctttaactttcagtacatggaacctaagaagagagaaagaactggccaaggagccaatgatgcctcaggagtggcagttgaccctttacttgatgatgcgggtgaatacccgaggggcGAGGGTAATCCCCCAactgctacactacctgattccactaTACCTGACCAGGCCACATCAGtttcctgcacctactgagggtgcagcaGTTCTTCCAACTGATATTCTGATTCCACCTCCAGTCCCAGCTTCTGATTCTGGTATTTCCAAAGGGGCtcttaggggagctatccagatgctgacacagatagtggcttctcaggctcAGAGATTAAATGTTACACCAACTTTTTCTATTCAACAAGGGGGTTCTATTGGTTATAGGATGAACATGTTttttcagttggatcctccgatGTTCACGtgtgctaatcccgaggaggacccacatgacttcattgataagatgcataagactctccgagttatgcgcgctactaagacggagggagtggagttggccgcctacctcctgaaaggggtggcctattctcgGTTTgggctgtgggaggactctcgggatgAGGGGAGCCTTctagcgaggtggagtgagtttgctgacgCTTTGATGGACCATTTCTTTCCTTtcgagactagggcagcccgtgccacagagtttgagaaccttaagcaaggaagtaagagtgtgtgggagtatcacatggagttcgtgcgTCTGTCTAAAGATGCTATtttcatgttgcctactatggagggccttagccctttggttatcaaTGAtgccgctacaactgccttgaattcagatatgaactataGGAAGATGatagcatttgctcaagctacagagaaccgtaagttgaagaacagaatGTAGAGAGAGGGTACTAGAAAGGCCTAGTtcgcgggcaactttggggagtcatttggtgggggaagatcagcttttAGGGGGTAGGgggggtcatcagggccatcccagtatTTTGCTTAGTCCTCAGCCAGTGCACCGCCAGCAGGGCCCAGTCAGTAGTAGGGGACCCCACCAACAGGCAGGAAGGAGATTCCAGTAGCAGCGGAGGCCCACATGCCCCAGGTATGGGAAGATGCACTTGGGGATAtgctacatggacctacctatatgttacaggtgcagattgaggggtcatattcagagggagtgtcgttcatcccgccagggtaCGGGCAGGGGCACGGCACAACCATCtagttctgcagctgctacatcttcaacaccccctccagctcgaggtacTCCAGCACGAACAAGGCGTGGTGCCGCTAGGGGTGGTgcgcagagttcaggaggacccagccaTTTCTATACTATGAGTGGTCTCCAGAGTGCAGAGGATTCTCCatatgttgtcacaggtatattgattgtccaatttcatgatgtatatgctctcaTTGATCCCAGTTCCaatttgtcctatgttaccccttatgttgctatggaatttgggatagaactggaATAGCTTCCTGAGtcattctctatatctactccggttggcgagtctattatggccgcacgggtttataggggttgtgtggtcacggtgcatggtcgagacaccgtggccgatctcatagaattagggatggtcgatttttatgtaattatgggaatggattggctttattcatgttttgccaagctcgattgccgaactaggactgtgaggtttgaatttccaaatgagccagttgttgaatggaagggggataatgtgatgccaaaaggtaggtttatttcttaccttaaagccacgaagatgattaataaggggtgtatctatcatttggtccaggttacggacaccgatgctgaggcacctacactcgagtctgtgccaCTGGTGAATGAATTACctgaggtctttcctgatgagctccctaggATTCCGCCAGACAAGGAGATTGATTTTGTGATTGATGTGATGACAGCCATGcggcctatatctattcctccctacaggatggcaccagcagaattaatggagctaaaggaataattgaaggatttgttagagaagggtttcatccgaccgagtgtgtcaccatagggcgcaccggttctctttgtgaggaagaaagatatgtcactgaggatgtgtattgactagcgacaactcaacaaagtcacaataaaaaacaAGCACCCATTACCAAGagtagatgatttgtttgatcagttacagggcggtaggtacttctccaaaattgatttacggtccGCGTAAAACCAATTGAAGATCCGGGAGcaagatattccgaaaacagcttttaggattcggtatgggcactttgaatttctggtaatatattttgggctaacaaatgccctggcggctttcatggatcttattaATCAGGTTTTCAAGCCTTTCTAGATTGCTttatgatagtattcattgacgattgtcacaacccaaaatttcctccttcggaccatgatggtgcctaacatttcacttgctacgcaagacaacgttagaataatattaacaaatttaTAAACcaatttaaattattaaaaatcaaggaaacaaaagcggaagcaaagtttgaaacatagtgaaataatccataaaaacaacggtgtataaataccatcccagaatttgtgtcataagtacacgagcttctagaataaatacaaataaagggcTGAATAAAATAAacctgtctggaaataaacacacagctaaagtaaaatagacggggacttcataactgcggacgccatgcagttataccttaagtctcctctggtagttgaaatccgagcaagtctatggtacgccgctgggaccaactccaaaatctgcacaagaagtgcagagtgtagtatcagtacaaccgaccccatgtagtgTAAGTGCTGaggcctaacctcgacgaagtagtgacgaggctaaggcggttcacttacattaacctgtatgcaatattaataacaacaacaaataataaaaataaatcacgtaactcatttataataattgaagccaactcagcagtcataatccattattattttaaccaattatgttgcagcgtgcaacccgctctcacaatatattcacattcaattatgttgcagcgtgcaacctgctctcccaatattttccttttaatcaagtctgtcatatatttatttcaatcaagtatatatatagacttttaaataattatggtgcggcgtgcaatccgatcccccaatattaacttttcaataagtctatagtggcatgcaatccgatcccccaatattgacttttaataagtctgttgcagtgtgcaatccgatcctccaatatggactttttaataagtctgttgtggcgtgcaacccgatcctccaatattgacttttaataagtctgttgcggcgtgcaacccgatcctccaatatatccgtttcaatcaattcttatagaaaatatttctccaataaatgcaataattaatataaaattataagacaacaagcatacaacaattatgatttaattatgaaacaaacaatgacaaattgcaaattattatagaaatcagggagaaaataggcagtttaatatttaatatgctaaatgtcaaaaaataattaaaacacataattcaaatagcatgtaacaattaatgcaggaatttaagaattaatatttgacaaagaataggagagaaataattattattataattaatttatgatttaaaataatttatgatttttcaagtaagcaggcaaacaattaatttgacgacgtatagacactcgtcaccttgcctatacgtcgttcacatgcaattcacataacaaataatttaatggttctattccctcaagtcaaggttaaccatgacacttaccttgctttgcaaattccaatcaattactcgaccacaacttttccttttaaatatttctccaaaagcttcaaatctattcataaacaattcaatatactcaatacgaatcatagaaattaattccatatgaatttactaattttccggataaaaacccaaaattcattaaaatattcgatagtgggacgcacgtctcaaatcccggaaaaactcgtgaaatccgaatacccgttccgatatgagttcaaccatataaaatttgtccaattcctatatcaaatggaccttcaaatctaaatttctcgtttttggaagattttagaaaaatctgatttttcttccataaattcacggattcatgacataaacgagtatggaatcataaaatataattaatataggataagaaacacttaccccaatgttttccgtgaaaatcgcccaaacattcGCCTTAACcgtgctcaaaatgaccaaaacgagtaaaaatgtcggactcttcgatatatacactgcccagacctttccgcacctgcagtgcctgggctcgcacatgcgagctcgcatctgcgaaatggggctgtcatgcgaggcctcgcacctgcggaggaaaaatgcgcatCTGCGTTGCCTTCGCTTTTGCGATTATTTGGTCCATTTCAGTGGACGCGCGGGTGCGTGTAGGTTTCCTTACCTGCGGACTTTTGCCCAGCAACGCCCGGGCGCATCTGCGATCGAAGactcgcttctgcaagctcgcacctgcgagaaaaatccgcatgtgcgattacagtagaaggaaaaatacagattttgcttaagtccagttcttgatccgatttcaatccgtatcactctcggggtactcgggaccccatacaaatatatcaacatgtccaataacataatacggacttactcggggtctcgtatcatgccaaacaacgctgaaattacaattcacaccccgattc
Protein-coding sequences here:
- the LOC138898812 gene encoding uncharacterized protein, giving the protein MPQEWQLTLYLMMRVNTRGARVIPQLLHYLIPLYLTRPHQFPAPTEGAAVLPTDILIPPPVPASDSGISKGALRGAIQMLTQIVASQAQRLNVTPTFSIQQGGSIGYRMNMFFQLDPPMFTCANPEEDPHDFIDKMHKTLRVMRATKTEGVELAAYLLKGVAYSRFGLWEDSRDEGSLLARWSEFADALMDHFFPFETRAARATEFENLKQGSKSVWEYHMEFVRLSKDAIFMLPTMEGLSPLVINDAATTALNSDMNYRKMIAFAQATENRKLKNRMCRLRGHIQRECRSSRQGTGRGTAQPSSSAAATSSTPPPARGTPARTRRGAARGGAQSSGGPSHFYTMSGLQSAEDSPYVVTGILIVQFHDVTDTDAEAPTLESVPLVNELPEVFPDELPRIPPDKEIDFVIDVMTAMRPISIPPYRMAPAELMELKE